Below is a genomic region from uncultured Erythrobacter sp..
ACCCGCCGCATCCGCCTCTCGGGCGCTCCCAATGCAGTTGTCGCGCATGAGCCGGACGGGAAGTTCGACCTCGACGCTTTGCTGGCGCGCGCAAGCGATTGGGCCGGGCTGGAAGGCATGGACCTGGCCAAGCGGGTGACGCGCGAAGGGCAAGAGAATTGGGAAGGCGGCTATTGGCGGCTGGGCCACGGCTATGGCCGCGCGGCTCACGACGCGACGCCGCATGTGGTCGCGATCGACTATGGGGCGAAGGACAACATCTTCCGCAACCTCGTGCGCGCAGGGGCCAAGGTGACGGTGGTTCCGGCCAAGACCTCTTACGAGGACATTATGGCGCTCTCGCCCGATGGCGTGTTCCTCTCCAACGGCCCCGGCGATCCGGCGGCGACCGGCGAATATGCGGTGCCGGTGATAAAGGCGCTGCTCGATGCGGACATGCCGCTGTTCGGCATATGCCTCGGCCACCAGATGCTCGCGCTCGCGGCGGGAGCCAAGACGGTGAAGATGCACCAAGGCCATCGCGGTGCAAACCATCCGGTTCAGCGAGTGGGCGAGGGATGGGGCGAGACCTCGGGTCGGGTCGAGATCACCAGCATGAACCACGGCTTCGCGGTCGATGCAGACACTCTGCCCGACACGCTGGAGCAGACCCATGTGAGCCTGTTCGACGGCTCGAACTGCGGCATCGCGGTGAAGGGCAAGCGCGCGTTCGGCGTGCAGTATCATCCTGAGGCAAGCCCGGGGCCGCAGGATAGCTTCTACCTGTTCGAGAAGTTTGTTGGGGGGCTGGGGTGAACGGGCTGGTGTTCTTTTCAATCCTTTTGCTGGCTTCCGGTGAAGGGCATCCTCCCAGCGACGGCGGCATCGAGTTGCAGCGTCAATCGCATGATCACGCCATCTATGAACTCGCGGGTGATCCCAGCCTAGTCCGACAGTTTCACGAAGAGATCGGCAGTAATTGGATTGGGGGAGAACTGCTGGATGCAGATGAGGAAGAGGGCATATATCGATATTGGGCCTATGGTTGGCGCACCGCGCCGCAATCACGCAGCTTCATGATGCCCGCAGTGTTCTTGGGGCTCGATCTCGAAATTGTCGCCTACGAACAGACTGCTGCATTTCCCGATCTAAGGTCGAACTTGGATGAAGTCTCCATGGGTTGCGGTCTAAGTGTTGATCCATTCCTTATCCTACCGAACCGCTACATTACGTTCGTTCCCACCCTTCAGGGATCGCAATCAACAATTTCGGGACAAGAATGCGTGATTGAAAAACTGCGGACCGAGGCACGGTTCAGCAGCGAGCAGTTCGGTTTCTTCGGCAACGAAAGGTCGGAGGATGACAGTGACTAAAACCAAAATTTTGACTCTACCTTTCCTGTTCCTCCTCCCCTCCTGCGCGCTGTTCGACGACACCGATCCGCGCGAGCTGGCAGAGCCGTTGGAGCAGTGCCTTGCGCGCTTTGGCGATCTCAAAGCCGAGCTTGCGGACGATGCCAGCAACGTTCAGGCGACACCCATCTTGACCTTCGACATTACCAAGCTTTCGCTCGGTGAGATTCAGGAGCTGGTGAAGCCGGGCAGCGACGATACCGCCGGGCAGCGCCTGATGCAGCAAACCAATGAGACCGGCACCGCCGTCCAGCTGTTCAAGACCGAACCGGTCGATGAAAACGGCTCCTTCTTCCTCGGCCGCGATCCGGCGCTTTACCGTGTGCGCACCGATCCGGTCTGGCCGCGCGATGCGGTTGAGGCGGCTTGCGAAATGCAAAAGGCGGGCATGCGGCTGATCGACATCAACGTCGCACACAACATCACCATCGAACCGGCTCCTGAAACCGACGACACCGGCACATTAGACGAGACCCAGAACTGATGCCCAAACGTACTGACATTTCCTCCATCCTCGTCATTGGCGCTGGTCCGATCATCATTGGTCAGGCGTGCGAGTTCGATTATTCGGGCACGCAGGCGATCAAGGCGCTGAAAGAGGACGGCTACCGCGTCATTCTGGTCAACAGCAATCCGGCGACGATCATGACCGATCCGGAATTTGCCGACGCGACCTATGTCGAGCCGATCACGCCGGAAATCGTCGAGAAGATCATCGCCAAGGAAAGGCCCGACGCGCTGCTTCCCACGATGGGCGGGCAGACCGCGCTCAACTGCGCGCTCAAGCTTGACGAGATGGGTGTGCTCGAAAAGTATGGCGTGGAGATGATCGGGGCGAAAGCCGACGCCATCGACAAGGCCGAAAACCGCCAGCGTTTCCGCGATGCGATGGACAAGATCGGACTGGAAAGCGCGCGCTCCGGCATTGCTAACACTCTTGAGGAAGCGCGCGAAGTTCTGGAGCGCACCGGCCTGCCATCGATCATCCGCCCCAGCTTTACGCTAGGCGGCACCGGCGGGGGGATCGCTTACAACAAGAACGAGTTCGAGCGGATTGTGCGCGAGGGCCTTGATGCCTCGCCGACTACCGAAGTGCTGATCGAGGAATCGCTGCTCGGCTGGAAAGAATACGAGATGGAGGTGGTCCGCGACCGCGCGGACAACGCCATCATCATCTGCGCGATTGAAAATGTTGATCCGATGGGTGTGCATACCGGGGATTCGATCACGGTCGCTCCGGCGCTGACCCTGACGGACAAAGAGTACCAGATCATGCGCACCGCCAGCATAGATGTGCTGCGCGAGATTGGGGTCGAAACCGGCGGCTCGAACGTGCAATTCGCGGTGAACCCCAAGGATGGCCGCCTGATCGTGATCGAGATGAACCCGCGCGTCTCTCGCTCATCGGCGCTCGCCTCCAAGGCCACCGGCTTCCCGATCGCACGCGTCGCGGCGAAGCTGGCGGTGGGCTACACACTCGACGAGATCACCAACGAGATTACCGGCGCGACGCCTGCGAGCTTTGAGCCGACCATCGACTATGTCGTGACCAAGATCCCGCGCTTTGCCTTTGAAAAGTTCAAAGGCACCGAAGCGACGCTTGCGACCGCGATGAAGTCGGTCGGTGAAGTCATGGCGATTGGCCGCAACTTCGCCGAATCATTGCAAAAGGCCCTGCGCGGTCTGGAAACCGACCTAGACGGGTTCAACCGCGTGACCGAGCTGGAAGGCGTGTCGCGCGATGTCATCACCGCGGCAATCTCGCGCCGGACGCCGGACCGGCTGCTCAAGGTCGGCCAAGCCTTCCGCGAGGGGCTGAGCGTCGAGGACATCAACAATGTCACCGGCTACGATCCGTGGTTCCTGCGCCAGATTGAGGCGATTATCGCTGCCGAGAAAGAGGTGGCGAGCGAGGGCCTGCCCAATGATGCGGCTTCGCTTCGGCGTCTGAAGTCCATGGGTTTTTCAGACAAGCGGCTGGCGACACTGGCGGTTCGCTCTGTCGGCGTAGCGGGCGGTCTGGCGGAGACGCAGGCGCGGCGTTCGGGCCTGCTCCACGATGCTTTGCAGGCGATGGCCGGTGCAACCAGCGAAGACGAAGTGCGCCAACTGCGTCACAAGCTCGGCGTGCTGCCGGTATTCAAGCGGATCGACAGCTGCGCCGCCGAATTCGAGGCGATCACGCCCTATATGTACTCGACCTACGAAGCGCCCAGCTTTGGCGAGGCCGAATGCGAAGCCGCGCCGTCTGATCGCAAGAAGATCGTCATTCTCGGCGGCGGTCCCAATCGGATCGGGCAGGGGATCGAGTTCGATTATTGCTGCGTTCACGCCTGCTTCGCGCTGGCCGAGCAAGGCTATGAAACGATCATGGTCAACTGCAATCCGGAGACTGTCTCGACCGATTACGACACCTCCGACCGCCTCTATTTCGAGCCGCTGACGGCCGAAGACGTGCTCGAAATCCTGCGGGTCGAGCAG
It encodes:
- the carA gene encoding glutamine-hydrolyzing carbamoyl-phosphate synthase small subunit, with protein sequence MASAPIRPAQPKGATGCLVLADGTVIWGKGFGASGSAVGEVCFNTAMTGYQEVMTDPSYAAQIVTFTFPHIGNVGANAEDVESKVEGAVGCIVREDVTEPSNFRSLERYTDWMERNGKIGLSGVDTRALTRRIRLSGAPNAVVAHEPDGKFDLDALLARASDWAGLEGMDLAKRVTREGQENWEGGYWRLGHGYGRAAHDATPHVVAIDYGAKDNIFRNLVRAGAKVTVVPAKTSYEDIMALSPDGVFLSNGPGDPAATGEYAVPVIKALLDADMPLFGICLGHQMLALAAGAKTVKMHQGHRGANHPVQRVGEGWGETSGRVEITSMNHGFAVDADTLPDTLEQTHVSLFDGSNCGIAVKGKRAFGVQYHPEASPGPQDSFYLFEKFVGGLG
- the carB gene encoding carbamoyl-phosphate synthase large subunit encodes the protein MPKRTDISSILVIGAGPIIIGQACEFDYSGTQAIKALKEDGYRVILVNSNPATIMTDPEFADATYVEPITPEIVEKIIAKERPDALLPTMGGQTALNCALKLDEMGVLEKYGVEMIGAKADAIDKAENRQRFRDAMDKIGLESARSGIANTLEEAREVLERTGLPSIIRPSFTLGGTGGGIAYNKNEFERIVREGLDASPTTEVLIEESLLGWKEYEMEVVRDRADNAIIICAIENVDPMGVHTGDSITVAPALTLTDKEYQIMRTASIDVLREIGVETGGSNVQFAVNPKDGRLIVIEMNPRVSRSSALASKATGFPIARVAAKLAVGYTLDEITNEITGATPASFEPTIDYVVTKIPRFAFEKFKGTEATLATAMKSVGEVMAIGRNFAESLQKALRGLETDLDGFNRVTELEGVSRDVITAAISRRTPDRLLKVGQAFREGLSVEDINNVTGYDPWFLRQIEAIIAAEKEVASEGLPNDAASLRRLKSMGFSDKRLATLAVRSVGVAGGLAETQARRSGLLHDALQAMAGATSEDEVRQLRHKLGVLPVFKRIDSCAAEFEAITPYMYSTYEAPSFGEAECEAAPSDRKKIVILGGGPNRIGQGIEFDYCCVHACFALAEQGYETIMVNCNPETVSTDYDTSDRLYFEPLTAEDVLEILRVEQQSGELVGVIVQFGGQTPLKLAQALEDAGIPILGTSPDAIDHAEDRERFAKLVDKLDLKQPDNGIAYTRDEAAAVAARIGYPVLLRPSFVLGGRAMEIVDSEAQLDDYIKTAVNVSGDSPVLVDQYLRDAIECDVDVLCDGEEVRIAGVMQHIEEAGVHSGDSACTLPPYSLSDEIIAEMERQGEALAHALKVRGLMNVQFAVKDGEVYLIEVNPRASRTVPFVAKAIGQPVAKIASRIMAGEKLADFAPFKRDFDYMAIKEAVFPFSRFPGADPVLTPEMKSTGEVMGIDRTFEPAFYKSQLGAGMTLPREGTVFVSVKNSDKAVIVPAVKQLLDFGFKVVATGGTQSYLSEQGLSVERVKKVAEGQPHIVDKIIDGEIALIFNTTEGWQSLLDSKSIRATALEKKVPYYTTAAASLAAAASIAAITPSQLEVRSLQDYYS